Within the Deltaproteobacteria bacterium genome, the region GTTTTGAAATGATGGCAAGAGTGTTGCGCAGGTGGTGGCGGGATCCCCAGGGTGGGGCAGCACTTATACTTGCTCTGCTCATGATTACCGTTCTGGTGACGGTGGTTATTGAAAGTCTCAGGGGAGTGCAGGTGGAGGCCACTGGTGCGCGCTACTTTCAGGATGGTTTTCGTGCCGAGGCCCTGGCAAAATCTGGCGTCCATCTGGCCATGCAAATGCTGGCTATTGACGGCGCAGACAACGAGGTCGACCATCTGGGGGAGCCATGGGCCGAAGTGCTGCAGCCTGGCATGCTGCCGCGTTCCCTTGCGGAGGCGGGAACTCTGGAGGGAAAAGTTGTAGACGAGAACGGCAAGTTTCCCGTAAATTTTCTGGTGGACGACAAGGGTGCGCTTCGCCCCGACTATCAGCAGGTCTTCGAACGGCTGCTCACCATGAGCCCTATGTCCCTGGATGCTGAAAAGGCGCATGCAGTGGCCACTGCCCTCAAGGATTGGCTGGATAAAGACGAGGAGACCACGGAGACCACCGGGGCTGAAGCCGATTATTATCAAACTCTGGAAAAGCCGCACGGCTGCAGGAATGGTCCCATTGTCGCCCTTGACGAGCTTCTGCTGGTGCGGGGCATTACCCCGGAGCTGTACTACGGCAAGGATGGCAAGCCGGGACTGAAGGATTTCGTCACGGTGCGCAGCAGTGGCAGGATCAATATCAACACCGCAGGAGTCCAGGTTCTCCAGGCCCTGGTGCCCGCCACGGTGGCTCCGGAAACTGCGAGTGAATGGGCTCAGAATGTGGTAGCCTACCGCAGTGAGCCCTTTCACTACGATTTTCTCAAGGAGAAGGACTGGTACAGGAACAGAATGCCTGGATTCAATGATATTGTCCTGCCTGCTGCTCTGGTAACCACCACCAGCGACTACTTTTCTGTAGAGATGACTGCCAGGGTGGGTGCGGGGAGAAAGTCTATCTTTGCTTATCTGGAGCGGGAGCCGGGTGCCGGCCGCCAGGGAGAAGCAAAGGTAGTGGCACGTTTCTGGCAGGTATATTGACCTCTGGTTGATGACAATGGCAGAGAAGATTCTCGGTATAGATATCGGCAGCAAGGTGCTCAAGGTGGTGCAGCTGAGTCGCACCCTGCGAACAGCGCGAATCGAGGGGTATGCCAGCAAAGCGCTGCCGCCCGAGGCCTCGCCGCCGCAGATTGCTGAGACTCTCCGGGAGCTGCTGGCCCAGCACGGCCTGGAAGGCGACCGATTTTTTCTGACAGTGGGCTGCCAGGACGCTTTTTTGCGGCGGGTTGCCCTGCCGTTTACTTCTGAACGCAAGATTGCTCAGGTCCTGGGTTTCGAGATCGAAGCCACCTTGCCCGTGGCCCTGGAAGAGGTGGTGGTTGACTCCGTACTCAGTGACGACCGCGCAGACGGCAGCCACAGCGTGCTGGCGGTCGCTTTCCCCAGACGGGTTCTCACTCCCTACCTGGAGGCCTTCCGGGAGATAGGCATTGTGCCAGAACTGGTAGATCTGGACGGGGGCGTGCTCGGAGTCATTGCCGGTGAACTGGCGGAGCAGATTCCTGAACGGACGCTTCTTCTGGATATCGGCCACCGGAAAACCAACTTTCTTCTGCGGAAGGGAGGGCGTACTTCTTACCTGCGCGCCCTGGCTTTCGGCTGCAGCCGCCTGGCTGACACCTTTGCCAGATCTGCCAACATATCTCTGGAGGATGCCTTCAAGCAGCTCTTTGCCCACGGCTTCAACGGCCAGCCCGCCGGCACCGGCAAGGATGGCTCCGAAGGCGAGGTGCGCCAGGTGGTGCAGGCCTTTGCTCGCGAAGTGGAGATGACCCTGCTTGCCGCCCAGGAGCAGGAGACCGCGGCACCGCCGGAACTGGTGCTGCTGCTCGGCGGCGGCTCGCTGATAAAGGGCTTTGCCGCACTGCTCGGTGAAGAGCTGCAGCTGCCAGTGCGCCGGGTCACCGAGCTGACGGACCTGGGAGTGCTCGGACAATTTCAGGATCTCAGCAATGAGGCGCCCATTTACGCGGTGGCAACGGCAGCAGCCCTGAGAGCGGCAAGGCGCAAAGGCAGCTTTAACCTGCAGGCAACGGCAGCGCCGAGCCTCGACCCACTGGTGCGCTGGCGGCCGCAGATCATCTACGGACTCATGGCCGCGGCCCTGGTGGCACTGAGCTGGCTGGGATCCGTAGGTGCAGACATCTATGCCAAGAACAAGCAGCTGCAGCAGCTCGATAGAGCCATTGAGACGGTGATCAAACGAGAGCTGCCGGAGTTGAGCGGCTCGCTGAAGCCGAGCCAGTATGTGAGTGTACTCAAGGGCAAAGTGGACGAATTGAAGCAAACAGCCGCCCTTTTCGGCAGCAGTGTGGAGCAGTATTCCACGGTGGAGGTCCTGCGGGCCATCAGCGAGGCCATACCGCCCGATCTGCAGGTATCTCTGCAAATGCTCTCGATGGATCAAAAACAGGTGCGCCTCAACGGCAGGGCTGATTCCTTTGGCACTGTGGACAAAGTGAAGAACCGCCTGATGGAATCGCCGGAATTCAGCAAGGTGAACATCAGCGGGGCCAAGGCGGCCAAGGATGGCAAAGGAGTGGACTTCAGCATCGAGCTGCAGCGCTAACCATGCTGGAGAACTGTTGATTTACAGCGAAGGAAGAGGAAATGGCCAGGCTTAACCAGAGGCAGTTGTTGATAGCGGCCGCAGCTGTTGTGCTGACGCTTGCCACCGTACAGTGGGTGGTGAGGCCGGTGATGAACTACCGGGAGCGCCTGGCCAGAAATGTGGTCAGAACTGAGCAGCGCCTCCACGAACTGCTGCGGTTGGAGAAGGCCTATAGAAAGGCCAGGGCGGAATATCAGGCCTCGGAGAAAAATGTACGCAATCGGCCGCCTGGCTTCACTCTTTTTGCCTTCCTGGAGAATCTG harbors:
- the gspK gene encoding type II secretion system minor pseudopilin GspK translates to FEMMARVLRRWWRDPQGGAALILALLMITVLVTVVIESLRGVQVEATGARYFQDGFRAEALAKSGVHLAMQMLAIDGADNEVDHLGEPWAEVLQPGMLPRSLAEAGTLEGKVVDENGKFPVNFLVDDKGALRPDYQQVFERLLTMSPMSLDAEKAHAVATALKDWLDKDEETTETTGAEADYYQTLEKPHGCRNGPIVALDELLLVRGITPELYYGKDGKPGLKDFVTVRSSGRININTAGVQVLQALVPATVAPETASEWAQNVVAYRSEPFHYDFLKEKDWYRNRMPGFNDIVLPAALVTTTSDYFSVEMTARVGAGRKSIFAYLEREPGAGRQGEAKVVARFWQVY
- the pilM gene encoding pilus assembly protein PilM, whose protein sequence is MAEKILGIDIGSKVLKVVQLSRTLRTARIEGYASKALPPEASPPQIAETLRELLAQHGLEGDRFFLTVGCQDAFLRRVALPFTSERKIAQVLGFEIEATLPVALEEVVVDSVLSDDRADGSHSVLAVAFPRRVLTPYLEAFREIGIVPELVDLDGGVLGVIAGELAEQIPERTLLLDIGHRKTNFLLRKGGRTSYLRALAFGCSRLADTFARSANISLEDAFKQLFAHGFNGQPAGTGKDGSEGEVRQVVQAFAREVEMTLLAAQEQETAAPPELVLLLGGGSLIKGFAALLGEELQLPVRRVTELTDLGVLGQFQDLSNEAPIYAVATAAALRAARRKGSFNLQATAAPSLDPLVRWRPQIIYGLMAAALVALSWLGSVGADIYAKNKQLQQLDRAIETVIKRELPELSGSLKPSQYVSVLKGKVDELKQTAALFGSSVEQYSTVEVLRAISEAIPPDLQVSLQMLSMDQKQVRLNGRADSFGTVDKVKNRLMESPEFSKVNISGAKAAKDGKGVDFSIELQR
- a CDS encoding type II secretion system protein M, which produces MARLNQRQLLIAAAAVVLTLATVQWVVRPVMNYRERLARNVVRTEQRLHELLRLEKAYRKARAEYQASEKNVRNRPPGFTLFAFLENLAGRDGLKEKIEYMRPSVKPLDEEHQQEQVEMRLKGISLKGLIPYLYHIETAPEQVRIERLSIRPEQRQRALLDVNLVIVARGYRGTAG